The sequence TGGAATAAAAGCTTTGCCGTTAAGCCCCATCCGTTCCATTATGCTGTCTACGACCAGACTGACGCGGGCCATATACCCGGAATCTTCTACAAAAGAAATGATCAGGAACAGAATGAAGATTTGCGGGACAAAGACGAGGACGCCGCCTACGCCGCCTATAATGCCGTCGATGATTAGTGCATGTACGAAATCGGATGCCCCGGCCGTATCAAGAAACGAAGCTGCTCCCGAACTGATCGGACCCGAAATGAGACCGTCCAGCAAATCGGACAGCGGTGCGCCGACCCATTCGAAGGTTGTTTTAAACAGCACATACATAAACGCAAGGAATATCGGCAGTCCGAGATAACGATTCGTAAGGATGGAATCGAGCCGTTCCGTCAAGTTATGGGGTTTGAGGCCGGATGTATCTAGAGCGTCAAGACAAAGCGAGCGGATATAATCGGTTCGAATAGAGCGAATCCATTGAGGAAGGGTATGCGCCAACTTGCTGTTTTGAAGCTCATTCTGACAATTTTGACGAATAGCAAGCAGTTTGTCAGTATCCGCGCGGCCCTTGAGGAATTCCAGGATAACCGGATTTTTCTCCAAAAGCTGGAGTGCGACCCAACGATGATTGGGAAGGCCGATCTCCTGGCTCAGCTCCCGCTCAATGGAGGAAATGGCTTGTTCGACGATTAATCCATAATCGAGCTTGAAATTCACAGCGGGGATATCCGCGGAGTTCTCCAGCATGCTCAGCACCTGTGCGCTGCCTTTGCCCGTCCTTGCGACCAGCGGGAGCACGTTAACACCGAGCTTGGATTGCAGAACGTCCGGATGCACCTTAATGCCTCTCGCATTAGCTACGTCGATCATATTAAGTCCGATGACGGTCGGCCTGCCATACTCGAGCAGTTGGACGGTCAGCAGCAGATTACGTTCAAGCTGCGAAGCGTCGACGATATTGACGAGCGCCTCCGGCGACTCTTCAAGCAGATACTGGGTTGCAACGCCTTCGTCGCGCGACAGCGGGTGAAGGGAATAAATGCCGGGCAAGTCAATCAGTGTGCCTGCGCCATTTTTCAGGTCGCCGACCTTTTTCTCCACCGTTACGCCTGCCCAGTTGCCAACATATTCATAAGAAGAAGTCAATGTATTAAAAAGGGATGTCTTTCCCGTATTCGGGTTTCCAAGAAGTGCGATTGAACTCATGACACGTTCACCACAATTTTCGAGGCTTCTTTCCGGCGGATGGCGAGTAATTGTCCGTTGCATTCCAACATAACCGGACCCATGAATGGACCTTTTCCTTTAAGACAGACGGTGCAGCCTTCTGAAACTCCCAAATCAGCCAGACGGCGGCGCAAGACAGGATCCATTCCTTCTATTCCTTGAATAGCGCCGGCGGAACCCGGTTGCAATTGCAGTAGGTGGCAAACTGAAGCAATCATCTTAATCCCTCCGGTGGAGACTGAGAATCAGTCTCAATTGTTTTTTCTGTAATTTATCATTTTTTCAGGCCGAATTCAATGATCAAAATCACAAGAGTGATGCGATTCGACAAACCTGGAGCGATAATCCATAAACGGGTGCTTATTTCTTTGCATATATTAATGCAGGTACTTATCAAAAACACTGTAAATTTCCAGCCTCATCCAACCGATATTTATATTGGGGATATCTATTTTTTATGAGCGATAGAGTGATACTTAGACGCGAGGGGCCTACGAAAGCCTATGAAAATAGAAGAGAAAAAAACACTGCTTACAGCAGTCTTCGGCGCGGCACTGTTTCTGTTGATTCAAAGCATGCACATTGCGCTGAATGGCCATAACGAACGGGAAGCACTGTCTGCGTTGTATCTGATTAGCAGCTGGTGTACCAGCGCCTTCGGATTTGCGATTTTTGCCCAGGGATGGCTTCTTTTCTCCAATCAATTGTCGAGGGGCAGACTCTACTCTTCCGCTCTTTTTTTGGGAGTTTGCGTGTTCGATCTCCTGCATACGCTTGGTTTTATTGGAATTCCGTTCATCCAGAACGTGATAAGCGAAGACCGGGCATTTTGGCTGCTATCCTTCTCAAGGCTTGCGAGCGCAGTCGGCATTTTTCTGATCTTTGGCAAGGAAGATTCTCCGGTGCTTGTCCTGGGGAAAAATAGCATCCTGCGGAAGTCCATCCTTCTGGTCGTGTTGTCGACGGTTCTATTCAGTGCGGGTTCTTATTTCCTTCCGGGAGTAATCAGTCCCACGCAGGCGGATTTTGCCAGAAAACTGCTTAATTTTGTTGTGCTGCTGATTTACCTTCTAGACATCGCCGTTATCCTCTATACGAAACGTACGGAGAAATCGTCCTCGGTGCTGATTATTATCAGGTCGCTCGTATTTCTCGCTCTGGGTCAGTCGTTCTACTTGGACGCGGGGTCCGATAAAAATATCGATTTGCTGTTCGGAGCAGCAAGCTGCGCGGCAGCCTACTATTTGCTGCTCACCGGCGTGTACAGATTGACGCTCGAAGAGCCGTTCTATGAGAAACAGGCGATTGAGGCGCAGATCAATTATCTCGTCTATCATGACGATTTGACCGGACTGCCGAACAGACGCCGGCTGCTCCAGCATGTCGATGAAGTGATTGAGTCCTATAGAACCTCCGCCATACGCGGTTTCTCGGCGCTAGCCGTCCTCAATATTAATCATTTCAAGGATATCAACGTCTCGTTGGGCCATCTGGCAGGAGACCGCCTGCTGCAATTGGTGGCATCCAGAATTAAGGACGGCATCAGGGCTAACGAGGATTTATTCAGTATGGGCGGAGATGAATTCGCCTATCTGATGACTGACATGGAGAGTCTGGATAGCTGCTTTCTCCGCTCCAAAGAACTGCTTAATCTGTTCGAACAGCCTATTGAACTGGAGGCCGGAGAGTATCATATTTCGCTCAGTCTGGGCATCAGCATCTTTCCCGGTGACGGAGATACGGCGGAGCAGCTTATTCAGAACGCGGATACCGCCGTTCATGATGCCAAGGAGCATGGCGTGGATATTCGCAGGTACGTGCCGTTAATACAAATGAAGGCCAAGGAAAGATTAAAGCTGGAGAACGATCTGCGCAGAGCGCTGGAGCGGGAGGAATTTTTCCTTCTGTACCAGCCGCAGGTTCAACTGGCCACGAAGGAGATTGTCGGCATGGAGGCGCTGCTTCGCTGGCAGCATCCAAAACGCGGCCTCGTGTCTCCGGCCGATTTCATTCCCATTGCCGAGGAGAGCGGGCTGATTGTTCCGATCGGGGAGTGGGTGCTGAGAACCGCCTGTTCTCAGAACAAGGAATGGCAGAAGGCGGGATACCGCCCGATCTGCGTATCGGTCAATTTGTCCATGCGTCAGTTTCTCCAGCCGAACCTGGCCGGCAAGATCGGGGGATTCTTGAAGCGGATTGGCCTCGATCCGAGCTATGTGGATCTTGAAATTACGGAGAGCATGACAATGGATAAGGAAAAAGCCTTTGAGCAGCTGAAGCGGCTTAAAGAGCTTGGAGTATATATCAGTATCGACGATTTTGGAACGGGCTACAGCTCGCTGCATTATCTGAAAAATATGCCGATTGACCGCCTTAAAATCGACCGTTCCTTCGTGGCGGAGGTTATGGAGGACAGCAACAATGCTGCGATTGTCTCGACAATTACTTCCATGGCGCATCATTTGAAGCTGAAGGTGACGGCGGAGGGAGTGGAGAACGAGGATCAACTGCAATTCTTGCGCCAGCAGCGCTGCCATGAGGGGCAGGGTTATTTCTTCAGCAAGCCTATCGGGGCCCAGGAGTTCGAAAGGATTTTCCTGAAACCTACTATTTTTGGAATGCCATCCTAATTGGAATTGCCTTATCGGGGCAAAAG is a genomic window of Paenibacillus durus ATCC 35681 containing:
- the feoB gene encoding ferrous iron transport protein B gives rise to the protein MSSIALLGNPNTGKTSLFNTLTSSYEYVGNWAGVTVEKKVGDLKNGAGTLIDLPGIYSLHPLSRDEGVATQYLLEESPEALVNIVDASQLERNLLLTVQLLEYGRPTVIGLNMIDVANARGIKVHPDVLQSKLGVNVLPLVARTGKGSAQVLSMLENSADIPAVNFKLDYGLIVEQAISSIERELSQEIGLPNHRWVALQLLEKNPVILEFLKGRADTDKLLAIRQNCQNELQNSKLAHTLPQWIRSIRTDYIRSLCLDALDTSGLKPHNLTERLDSILTNRYLGLPIFLAFMYVLFKTTFEWVGAPLSDLLDGLISGPISSGAASFLDTAGASDFVHALIIDGIIGGVGGVLVFVPQIFILFLIISFVEDSGYMARVSLVVDSIMERMGLNGKAFIPFIIGFGCNVPAVMAARSIEQPKERMLTTLLLPLMSCSARLPVYLLFAAVFFPENQAAVIMTMYALGVVFALLLCKLFSKYLFKNESSVFVIELPPYRMPQLKSLSRSTWEKGKGFLRKAGTIILAGSAIIWIMSYTGPAGLNVDMDSSFLAKFGGLVAPLLQPLGFGFWQAGSTLVPGFLAKEVVVSTMNIIYHAPEAAGLEAQISQAFTPLSSVSFMVFILLYTPCLATVGVIKKETASWKWTFFSIAYAVVLAYLVSLVIYQGGRLLGWA
- a CDS encoding ferrous iron transport protein A is translated as MIASVCHLLQLQPGSAGAIQGIEGMDPVLRRRLADLGVSEGCTVCLKGKGPFMGPVMLECNGQLLAIRRKEASKIVVNVS
- a CDS encoding putative bifunctional diguanylate cyclase/phosphodiesterase; this encodes MKIEEKKTLLTAVFGAALFLLIQSMHIALNGHNEREALSALYLISSWCTSAFGFAIFAQGWLLFSNQLSRGRLYSSALFLGVCVFDLLHTLGFIGIPFIQNVISEDRAFWLLSFSRLASAVGIFLIFGKEDSPVLVLGKNSILRKSILLVVLSTVLFSAGSYFLPGVISPTQADFARKLLNFVVLLIYLLDIAVILYTKRTEKSSSVLIIIRSLVFLALGQSFYLDAGSDKNIDLLFGAASCAAAYYLLLTGVYRLTLEEPFYEKQAIEAQINYLVYHDDLTGLPNRRRLLQHVDEVIESYRTSAIRGFSALAVLNINHFKDINVSLGHLAGDRLLQLVASRIKDGIRANEDLFSMGGDEFAYLMTDMESLDSCFLRSKELLNLFEQPIELEAGEYHISLSLGISIFPGDGDTAEQLIQNADTAVHDAKEHGVDIRRYVPLIQMKAKERLKLENDLRRALEREEFFLLYQPQVQLATKEIVGMEALLRWQHPKRGLVSPADFIPIAEESGLIVPIGEWVLRTACSQNKEWQKAGYRPICVSVNLSMRQFLQPNLAGKIGGFLKRIGLDPSYVDLEITESMTMDKEKAFEQLKRLKELGVYISIDDFGTGYSSLHYLKNMPIDRLKIDRSFVAEVMEDSNNAAIVSTITSMAHHLKLKVTAEGVENEDQLQFLRQQRCHEGQGYFFSKPIGAQEFERIFLKPTIFGMPS